Proteins encoded by one window of Geobacter sp. DSM 9736:
- the rpmF gene encoding 50S ribosomal protein L32 — protein sequence MAVPKKKTSKARKNSRRAHDFLTAPTVSTCPQCKAPKLPHRACASCGTYKGKEVLKAEEL from the coding sequence ATGGCAGTACCTAAGAAAAAAACATCCAAAGCGCGGAAGAACTCCCGCAGGGCTCATGATTTCCTCACCGCCCCCACTGTTTCAACCTGCCCCCAGTGCAAAGCACCCAAGCTTCCCCATCGTGCCTGCGCCTCCTGCGGTACCTACAAAGGAAAAGAGGTACTGAAGGCCGAGGAACTGTAA
- a CDS encoding DUF177 domain-containing protein yields MKVHVEEIKDKPKVFSVEEPVEDYPILLSSQDAGECRFVEPLKLWLTVTREFDHIRVNGRVETRVLLDCSRCLAGFEAPVVSNFTVFYSREADVPQDEEVELAEADLVSATYRGDVIDLNPEIAEQVMMEIPLKPLCNEECQGLCNKCGADLNKVECGCDRSDLNFKMSVLKSFKVNK; encoded by the coding sequence ATGAAGGTGCACGTTGAAGAGATAAAGGATAAACCGAAGGTTTTCTCGGTCGAAGAACCGGTAGAGGATTATCCGATTCTCTTGTCGTCCCAAGATGCAGGAGAATGCCGATTTGTCGAACCGCTGAAGCTATGGCTTACAGTAACGCGCGAGTTTGATCACATAAGGGTGAACGGGAGGGTGGAAACTCGGGTTCTTCTCGATTGCTCCCGCTGTCTTGCGGGTTTTGAAGCCCCTGTTGTTTCCAATTTCACAGTTTTCTACTCCCGTGAAGCCGATGTCCCCCAGGACGAAGAGGTTGAGCTCGCGGAGGCCGATCTGGTCTCGGCGACGTATCGAGGAGATGTCATCGATCTCAATCCTGAAATAGCGGAACAGGTGATGATGGAAATTCCGCTCAAACCGCTATGCAATGAAGAATGCCAGGGGTTATGCAACAAATGCGGTGCCGATCTCAACAAGGTTGAGTGTGGCTGTGACAGATCGGACCTTAACTTCAAGATGAGCGTGCTCAAGAGTTTCAAGGTAAACAAATAA
- a CDS encoding L-threonylcarbamoyladenylate synthase — protein sequence MVIEINAENPQSRLIARVVESLQKGGVIAYPTDTTYGIGCSIFNKKGIDRIYLLKQREKKKPFSFICTDLSEVARYAKVSNYAFRILKRHLPGPYTFVLDATSIVPDLLVTRQKTVGIRIPDNPICMAITRALGHPIITTSANLSGEEPIGDPFLVEQEMGKQLDLVVDGGILPPDVSSVVSLIGDSPVVLRKGLGDVSWCS from the coding sequence ATGGTAATAGAGATAAATGCCGAAAATCCTCAGTCGCGCCTCATTGCAAGGGTTGTCGAGTCACTCCAGAAGGGGGGAGTAATCGCCTATCCCACGGATACTACGTACGGAATTGGTTGCAGCATTTTCAACAAAAAGGGAATCGACCGGATTTATCTGCTGAAGCAGCGCGAGAAGAAAAAACCTTTTTCCTTCATCTGTACCGACCTTTCTGAAGTTGCCCGATATGCAAAGGTGAGCAACTACGCCTTCAGGATATTGAAGCGGCACCTTCCCGGTCCGTATACCTTTGTCCTCGACGCTACCTCGATAGTGCCGGACCTGCTGGTGACCCGCCAGAAAACTGTTGGTATCCGCATTCCGGACAACCCGATCTGTATGGCGATTACCCGCGCGCTCGGGCACCCCATCATAACAACAAGCGCAAATCTTTCCGGTGAAGAACCGATCGGTGATCCGTTTCTAGTCGAGCAGGAGATGGGGAAGCAGCTAGATCTTGTAGTAGATGGCGGCATTCTTCCTCCTGACGTCAGTTCGGTGGTTAGCCTTATAGGTGACAGCCCTGTGGTCCTCCGCAAGGGCCTGGGCGATGTGAGTTGGTGCAGCTGA
- a CDS encoding aminopeptidase, with product MKDPRVARLAEVLVDYSTQVGKGDVVIINASGFECLPLVKELYVLCLKRGAQYVEYEFSHPDVNRHFYNNASPEQLSYFPQHKLDFMQRVNVFIAISAGENSMVMAQANQQSMITYAKLMRPIADWRVKHTRWVITRYPTQGAAQEAKMSLDEYEDYLFSACCIDWRQESIKQEKLKRLMDTAEHVRIKASDTDLSFSIKGLPGIKCDGRFNIPDGEVFTAPVRDSVSGYITYNCPTIYQGKEFNNIRLEFERGRIVAASAPGMDNALNTILDTDEGARYIGEFAIGVNPGIREPMRNILFDEKIFGSIHFTPGQCYDECDNGNRSAVHWDMVKLLRGDGEIWFDDILIQKDGLFVHDNLCDLNPQV from the coding sequence ATGAAAGATCCGAGAGTCGCCCGACTGGCCGAAGTTCTCGTGGATTACTCTACACAAGTGGGCAAGGGTGATGTCGTAATCATCAACGCCTCAGGCTTCGAATGTCTTCCTCTAGTAAAGGAACTCTATGTTCTCTGCCTTAAAAGAGGCGCCCAGTATGTCGAGTACGAGTTTTCCCACCCCGACGTAAACCGTCACTTCTACAACAACGCTTCTCCCGAACAGCTCTCATACTTCCCTCAGCACAAACTCGATTTCATGCAGCGCGTAAATGTTTTCATCGCAATATCAGCTGGTGAGAATTCGATGGTGATGGCTCAAGCGAATCAGCAGAGCATGATTACCTATGCGAAACTGATGCGTCCGATAGCTGACTGGCGCGTCAAGCATACCCGATGGGTCATAACAAGATACCCTACCCAGGGGGCGGCTCAGGAGGCGAAGATGAGCCTGGATGAATACGAGGACTACCTCTTTTCCGCCTGCTGCATTGATTGGCGGCAGGAATCGATCAAACAGGAAAAACTGAAGAGGTTAATGGACACGGCCGAGCATGTGCGGATAAAAGCGTCTGACACGGACCTTTCCTTCAGCATCAAAGGGCTTCCCGGGATCAAGTGCGACGGGAGGTTCAACATACCTGATGGGGAAGTCTTCACCGCCCCCGTTCGAGATTCTGTCTCCGGCTACATTACCTATAACTGCCCGACAATCTACCAGGGAAAAGAGTTCAACAACATCAGGCTGGAGTTCGAACGGGGGAGAATTGTCGCCGCATCTGCTCCCGGGATGGATAATGCCCTCAACACGATTTTGGATACGGACGAAGGGGCGCGTTACATTGGAGAGTTCGCAATCGGCGTCAATCCGGGAATACGGGAACCGATGCGAAACATACTCTTTGACGAGAAGATTTTCGGTTCGATCCATTTCACTCCAGGACAGTGTTACGACGAGTGCGACAACGGCAATCGATCGGCCGTTCACTGGGATATGGTAAAGCTGCTTCGAGGAGACGGGGAGATATGGTTTGACGACATCCTCATCCAGAAGGATGGACTTTTCGTTCACGACAATCTCTGCGATCTGAACCCCCAGGTATAA
- the dut gene encoding dUTP diphosphatase: MNSMLLKIKRTTTDSGNPLPQYMTPHAAGMDLYAEIREDIVLCPGARALVPTGVAIELPEGYEAQVRPRSGLALRHGLALVNSPGTIDPDYRGEIGVILINLGEESFTIRPGERIAQLVIAPFVRAKIQEVAELDGSERGSGGFGHTGR, from the coding sequence ATGAACTCGATGCTCCTCAAGATTAAAAGAACCACCACCGACAGCGGAAACCCGCTTCCTCAATACATGACTCCCCACGCGGCCGGGATGGACCTGTACGCCGAAATACGAGAAGATATAGTGCTATGTCCCGGTGCTCGTGCCCTCGTTCCTACCGGCGTTGCCATAGAGCTTCCGGAGGGGTATGAAGCGCAGGTCAGACCGCGAAGCGGTCTGGCGCTCAGGCATGGTCTGGCACTTGTAAACTCACCCGGAACCATAGATCCAGATTATCGCGGCGAAATTGGTGTCATTCTCATCAATCTTGGCGAGGAGTCGTTCACAATCCGACCAGGTGAACGGATTGCACAGCTGGTGATAGCTCCATTCGTACGTGCGAAAATTCAGGAAGTGGCAGAGCTTGACGGCTCGGAGCGGGGATCCGGAGGGTTCGGACACACGGGCAGATAA
- a CDS encoding pitrilysin family protein, which yields MVSKTVLHNGIRVISEHIPSAYSVSIGFWVASGSRHETSEANGIAHFIEHLLFKGTPRRTALDIAREMDSMGGILNAFTSREYVCYYAKVLDKFLPQAVDLLSDIFLNSLFDPEEIEKERKVVLQEISMLEDNPDDYVHDLFSRNFWKGHSLGMPIIGNEESVGGLSREAIISYRDRTYLGGNIIIAAAGNIAHQDLLKLVEGVFSNHPSGSSSSPEEERNICKRIETYEKDLEQAHLCLGTTALPQDHPLRYEAYILNTVLGGSMSSRLFQEIRERHGLAYSVYSYMISHSDSGSLVIYAGSSPDQVGQVIEIALKELKRLKTEALTATELESAKEQIKGNILLSLESSDNRMSKLAKNEIYFGDYQPLPEIIKGFDRVTSTSLLDLCGELLDDRYFTMVLMGKVSSGSISARDLTL from the coding sequence ATGGTCAGTAAAACAGTTCTACATAATGGCATACGGGTCATCTCCGAACATATACCTTCAGCGTATTCGGTTTCGATCGGATTCTGGGTTGCAAGCGGCTCCCGTCACGAAACGTCTGAAGCAAACGGAATTGCCCACTTCATCGAGCACCTTTTGTTCAAGGGTACTCCCAGGCGTACGGCATTGGATATCGCCCGTGAAATGGATTCCATGGGCGGTATCCTCAATGCCTTTACCAGCCGAGAATACGTCTGCTACTATGCCAAAGTTCTCGACAAGTTCCTCCCTCAGGCAGTAGACCTGCTTTCCGACATCTTCCTCAATTCGCTTTTCGACCCGGAAGAGATAGAGAAGGAGCGCAAGGTTGTTCTTCAGGAAATCAGCATGCTGGAAGACAACCCCGATGATTACGTCCACGATCTTTTCTCCCGTAACTTCTGGAAAGGGCACTCGCTCGGCATGCCTATCATCGGCAATGAAGAGAGTGTCGGCGGCCTCTCCCGTGAAGCCATCATATCCTACCGGGACCGTACCTACCTGGGTGGGAATATCATCATCGCTGCTGCGGGAAACATTGCTCATCAGGACCTCCTTAAGCTTGTAGAGGGGGTCTTTTCAAACCATCCTTCCGGAAGCAGCTCTTCACCCGAGGAAGAGCGGAACATCTGCAAGAGAATCGAGACGTATGAAAAGGACCTGGAGCAGGCGCATCTGTGTCTCGGCACGACGGCACTCCCCCAGGATCACCCGCTGCGTTATGAAGCCTACATCCTCAATACCGTGCTCGGCGGCAGCATGAGTTCCCGCCTTTTTCAGGAAATACGGGAGCGGCATGGGCTCGCATACTCGGTATACTCCTACATGATCTCCCATTCCGATTCCGGTTCGCTCGTGATCTACGCCGGATCTAGCCCTGATCAGGTGGGGCAGGTCATAGAGATCGCTTTGAAAGAACTGAAGCGACTGAAGACTGAAGCCCTTACGGCGACCGAGCTTGAATCCGCCAAGGAACAGATCAAGGGAAATATCCTGTTGTCCCTCGAAAGTAGCGACAACAGGATGTCAAAGCTCGCGAAGAATGAAATCTACTTCGGCGACTACCAACCGCTTCCGGAGATCATCAAGGGTTTCGACCGTGTTACTTCCACATCTCTGCTCGACCTGTGCGGAGAACTTCTCGATGACCGGTATTTCACCATGGTACTCATGGGAAAGGTTTCCTCCGGTTCCATCTCTGCCCGTGACCTGACTCTCTGA
- the pnp gene encoding polyribonucleotide nucleotidyltransferase, whose amino-acid sequence MTHTVQVDFGGRTISIETGKMAKQANGSVVVSCGDTMVLVTAVAAKSAKEGQDFFPLTVNYQEKAYAGGKIPGGFFKREGRPSDNETLTCRLIDRPIRPLFPDTFLNDTQIMATVISADKDNDPGILSMIGASAALEVSDIPFQGPIAGVRVGRVSGEFIANPTAEQMEASDIDIVVAASRDAIIMVEGGAAIVPEEDMLEAIFFGHAVVQPIIDAQAELRKKAGVAKREVVVQMVDEALKGKVNKLAYDRMKEAVRIKSKVERHNAIDIIAAEVLSALVAEHEGQEKVIKGFLGDLEYELVREHILKDGMRIDGRDTTTIRPISTEVGLLPRVHGSALFTRGETQALVAATLGTSIDEQRIDSLYGESKKRFLLHYNFPPFSVGETSFRLAPGRREIGHGALAERALERVVPKHEDFPYTIRIVSDTLESNGSSSMATVCGGTMSMMDAGIPIKAPVAGIAMGLIKEGNDVAILSDILGDEDHLGDMDFKVAGTAEGVTALQMDIKIGGVSKEIMKNALEQARAGRLHILGKMAETINSSRTDLSPFAPRITTIFVKTDKIRDVIGSGGKNVRGITEATGVTIDIEDTGRINIASNDKAACEKAIKMIRDLTAEAEEGKLYMGTVKKIMEFGAFVEIFPGTDGLVHISELDTERVKNVSDILKEGDKVLVKCIGIDKQGKIKLSRKEALGATLED is encoded by the coding sequence ATGACTCACACAGTACAAGTAGATTTCGGCGGCAGGACCATCTCCATCGAGACCGGTAAGATGGCAAAACAGGCCAACGGCTCGGTTGTCGTTAGTTGCGGCGACACAATGGTGCTCGTAACGGCAGTAGCGGCAAAGTCGGCTAAGGAGGGACAGGATTTCTTCCCCCTCACAGTAAACTACCAGGAAAAAGCCTATGCGGGCGGTAAAATTCCAGGCGGTTTTTTCAAGCGCGAAGGGCGCCCTTCCGACAATGAGACACTCACCTGCCGGCTCATCGACCGGCCCATCAGGCCGCTCTTTCCGGACACGTTTCTCAATGACACCCAGATCATGGCTACCGTGATTTCCGCGGACAAGGACAATGATCCTGGCATTCTCTCCATGATCGGAGCTTCCGCGGCGCTGGAGGTTTCCGATATCCCCTTCCAAGGTCCCATTGCGGGTGTCAGGGTCGGCCGCGTGAGCGGGGAGTTCATAGCCAACCCGACCGCCGAGCAGATGGAAGCGAGCGACATCGATATTGTAGTTGCAGCAAGCCGTGATGCGATCATCATGGTTGAAGGGGGCGCTGCCATTGTTCCGGAAGAAGACATGCTTGAAGCCATATTCTTCGGTCATGCGGTAGTACAGCCGATCATAGATGCACAGGCGGAACTGCGCAAGAAGGCCGGCGTTGCCAAGCGGGAAGTGGTAGTTCAAATGGTCGATGAAGCGCTCAAGGGAAAGGTTAACAAGCTCGCCTATGACCGCATGAAAGAAGCAGTACGCATTAAATCAAAGGTGGAGCGCCATAACGCTATAGACATCATTGCTGCAGAAGTTCTCTCCGCTCTTGTTGCCGAGCACGAAGGCCAGGAGAAGGTAATAAAAGGGTTCCTTGGGGATCTGGAGTACGAGCTGGTGAGGGAGCACATCCTGAAGGACGGCATGCGAATCGATGGCCGCGACACGACGACCATCAGACCTATCTCTACCGAGGTGGGTCTGCTGCCACGCGTTCATGGATCCGCGCTTTTTACCCGCGGAGAAACGCAGGCCCTCGTGGCAGCCACGCTTGGGACATCCATCGACGAGCAGCGGATAGATTCCCTCTATGGCGAAAGCAAAAAGCGCTTCCTTCTCCACTATAATTTCCCCCCGTTCTCCGTAGGTGAAACAAGTTTTCGCCTTGCTCCGGGTCGCAGGGAGATCGGCCATGGTGCCCTTGCCGAACGCGCATTGGAGCGGGTCGTTCCGAAGCACGAGGATTTTCCATATACTATCCGCATTGTTTCCGACACCCTTGAAAGCAATGGATCTTCTTCCATGGCTACGGTCTGCGGCGGTACCATGTCGATGATGGATGCAGGCATTCCGATAAAGGCACCAGTTGCCGGTATCGCCATGGGGCTTATCAAGGAAGGAAACGATGTAGCCATTCTTTCCGACATTCTTGGGGATGAGGACCACCTCGGCGACATGGACTTCAAAGTCGCAGGCACTGCCGAAGGGGTCACCGCTCTACAGATGGACATCAAGATAGGCGGAGTTTCCAAGGAGATCATGAAGAATGCTCTGGAGCAGGCGCGGGCAGGGCGGCTCCACATTCTTGGGAAAATGGCGGAAACGATCAACTCTTCTCGCACCGACCTCTCTCCATTCGCTCCGCGCATCACCACAATATTCGTCAAGACCGACAAGATCAGGGACGTCATCGGGTCCGGCGGGAAAAACGTCAGGGGCATAACGGAAGCAACCGGCGTCACAATCGACATCGAGGACACCGGCAGGATCAATATAGCGAGCAACGACAAGGCTGCGTGTGAAAAAGCGATCAAGATGATCAGGGATCTTACTGCGGAAGCCGAAGAAGGAAAACTTTACATGGGCACCGTCAAGAAGATCATGGAGTTCGGTGCTTTTGTGGAAATATTCCCTGGCACCGACGGATTGGTTCACATTTCTGAGCTGGACACTGAGCGGGTAAAGAATGTATCGGACATTCTGAAGGAAGGGGACAAGGTGCTCGTGAAGTGCATCGGCATCGACAAGCAGGGCAAGATAAAGCTGTCCCGTAAAGAGGCCCTCGGGGCGACCTTAGAGGATTAA
- the rpsO gene encoding 30S ribosomal protein S15: MLVTEKKQEIIKANKLHDNDTGSPEVQIAILTERITYLTEHFKMHKKDHHSRRGLLKIVGQRRRLLDYVKKKDVDRYKAIIEKLGIRR; this comes from the coding sequence ATGCTCGTCACTGAAAAAAAACAGGAAATTATCAAGGCAAACAAGCTGCATGATAATGATACAGGTTCTCCTGAAGTCCAGATAGCGATCCTGACAGAGCGGATCACCTATCTGACAGAGCACTTCAAAATGCACAAGAAGGACCACCACAGTCGCCGGGGACTGTTGAAAATCGTCGGCCAAAGAAGAAGGCTGCTCGATTACGTGAAGAAGAAGGACGTCGATCGGTACAAGGCAATCATCGAAAAACTCGGAATCAGAAGGTAG
- the truB gene encoding tRNA pseudouridine(55) synthase TruB produces the protein MNGFIVIDKPEGMTSHDVVNRIRRITGQKKAGHTGTLDPFATGVLPVALGEATKAIPFLDESIKEYRATLLFGRATDTQDYTGAPVLEGDWTTLDSEAVQRLAVKFLGKQQQCPPMFSALKHQGTPLYKLARRGIEIERPSREVEIHALSIEAITLPEVSFTVRCSRGTYVRTLAHDLGMSAGCGAHLLQLRRTASGPFRIEDALSLETVASLAREGKLSQQSVTVRSALNHLTFLTLSERGVVQVRHGIIPDRAEVAVSSVSPAPGDRLVLAGAHQILAVAEVTDLEQDQRAEAPLSMRFLRVFNDLCLYRP, from the coding sequence ATGAACGGTTTCATCGTTATCGACAAACCGGAGGGGATGACCTCCCATGATGTTGTGAACCGGATACGCCGGATTACAGGACAGAAGAAGGCCGGTCATACGGGTACGCTTGATCCCTTCGCCACCGGAGTTCTCCCTGTTGCGTTGGGGGAGGCAACAAAAGCCATCCCTTTTCTAGATGAATCCATCAAGGAGTACCGGGCCACCCTACTGTTCGGTCGTGCCACCGATACGCAGGATTATACCGGAGCACCAGTTCTGGAAGGGGATTGGACGACTCTGGATTCTGAAGCAGTCCAGCGGCTAGCAGTTAAGTTTCTTGGAAAGCAGCAGCAATGCCCACCCATGTTTTCTGCCCTCAAGCATCAGGGTACGCCATTGTACAAGCTAGCGCGGCGGGGAATCGAGATAGAGCGCCCCAGTCGTGAGGTAGAGATTCATGCTCTTTCGATCGAGGCAATAACGCTTCCCGAAGTTTCCTTCACTGTCCGCTGCTCGCGAGGCACATATGTGCGCACACTGGCTCATGATCTGGGGATGTCGGCAGGATGCGGCGCTCACCTTCTTCAACTCCGTCGTACCGCAAGTGGCCCATTCCGGATCGAAGATGCTCTTTCACTTGAGACGGTTGCATCACTTGCCAGGGAGGGGAAGCTTTCGCAGCAATCCGTAACGGTTCGGAGTGCCCTGAACCATCTAACTTTTCTTACGCTCTCGGAGCGTGGAGTCGTACAGGTTCGCCATGGGATCATACCTGACCGGGCTGAGGTCGCAGTATCATCCGTTTCGCCTGCTCCGGGAGATCGTCTCGTGCTTGCAGGTGCCCATCAAATTCTCGCAGTCGCCGAAGTCACAGACCTGGAGCAAGATCAACGAGCAGAAGCTCCTCTTTCTATGCGGTTTTTGCGCGTTTTTAACGACCTTTGTCTTTACAGGCCATGA
- a CDS encoding bifunctional oligoribonuclease/PAP phosphatase NrnA: MLNRIVEEIERNRTFLITTHENPDGDAIGSSLALANFLKKLGKEVTVHLCDQVPDVYAFLPLAETIRHDIPYSCYDVCFVLDVGEFRRAGTLFNSFRDVGLYINVDHHLNCENTDALNYVDYEACATGALVYRIIKAAGHDIDLDIANCIYTAVITDTGSFRYSNANPEAFAIAGEMVGKGVNAWDLSEKLYESQPRERLELLSLALATLSISPRGDFASLSVSLDMYEKTGATAELTDGFVNYPRSIRGVEVAVFFREIKPGFFKVGFRSKGKVDVSALATAFGGGGHHNAAGCNVSGTLEEVKRQVFSHLEKAL, translated from the coding sequence ATGCTGAATAGGATCGTCGAAGAAATCGAACGAAACCGCACCTTTCTGATTACCACCCATGAAAATCCAGACGGCGATGCCATCGGTTCCAGCTTGGCGCTTGCTAACTTCCTGAAAAAACTCGGGAAGGAAGTTACAGTTCATCTCTGCGATCAGGTCCCCGACGTCTATGCCTTTCTCCCCCTGGCGGAAACTATTCGTCATGATATTCCCTATTCTTGCTATGACGTCTGTTTTGTCCTCGATGTTGGAGAATTCAGGCGCGCCGGCACCCTGTTCAATTCTTTTCGTGATGTCGGCCTCTATATTAATGTGGATCACCATCTCAATTGCGAGAACACCGATGCACTCAATTACGTTGATTATGAGGCATGCGCAACCGGAGCGCTTGTTTACCGGATCATCAAGGCGGCTGGGCATGACATAGACCTAGATATCGCTAATTGCATATACACGGCCGTAATTACCGATACCGGCTCCTTCCGTTACTCAAACGCCAACCCCGAAGCCTTTGCTATTGCTGGTGAAATGGTGGGAAAAGGTGTCAATGCGTGGGACCTTTCCGAGAAGCTCTATGAAAGTCAGCCCCGTGAGCGCCTTGAGCTTTTGTCCCTTGCTCTCGCTACCCTTTCTATTTCTCCTCGCGGCGACTTCGCTTCTCTTTCTGTGTCTCTGGACATGTACGAAAAGACCGGAGCCACTGCAGAGCTTACCGATGGCTTCGTGAATTATCCCCGGTCTATTCGGGGGGTTGAGGTGGCTGTCTTCTTCCGTGAAATTAAACCCGGCTTTTTCAAGGTTGGCTTCCGCTCTAAAGGCAAAGTGGATGTCTCCGCTCTCGCTACGGCGTTCGGAGGCGGTGGGCATCACAATGCCGCGGGTTGCAATGTCTCCGGAACCCTTGAGGAAGTAAAGCGGCAGGTGTTCTCGCATCTCGAAAAAGCTCTTTGA
- a CDS encoding ribosome-binding factor A, which produces MFKRAEKVSEAIHETVSQLLIKGLKDPRIGFVTITGVKVTDDLHLATIYFTVVGSDEEKKGTEAGLNSARGFIRKELGKSLHMRYVPDLIFKYDSSLDYGNRIDTLLREIKTTEGNDAE; this is translated from the coding sequence ATGTTCAAGCGAGCTGAAAAAGTCTCCGAGGCGATTCACGAAACCGTATCCCAGCTTCTTATCAAGGGGCTGAAGGACCCGCGCATCGGCTTTGTTACCATAACAGGTGTCAAGGTTACCGACGACCTTCACCTTGCTACCATATATTTTACCGTCGTAGGAAGCGATGAGGAGAAGAAGGGGACCGAGGCCGGTCTGAACAGCGCCAGAGGTTTTATACGGAAGGAGCTCGGCAAGAGCCTGCATATGCGATACGTACCTGACCTCATTTTCAAGTATGACTCCTCTCTCGATTACGGAAATCGTATAGACACGCTTCTGCGAGAAATCAAGACAACGGAAGGGAATGATGCTGAATAG